Proteins encoded by one window of Gouania willdenowi chromosome 4, fGouWil2.1, whole genome shotgun sequence:
- the LOC114461561 gene encoding phosphatidylinositol 4,5-bisphosphate 3-kinase catalytic subunit alpha isoform-like, whose translation MPPRPSSGELWGLHLMPPRILVDCLLPNGMILTLECLREATLITIKHELFKEARKYPLHHLLQEETSYIFVSVTQEAEREEFFDETRRLCDLRLFQPFLKVIEPVGNREEKILNREIGFAIGMPVCEFDLVKDPEVQDFRRNILNVCKDSVELRDASGPHSRALYVYPPNVESTQELPKHIYSKLDKGQIIVVIWVIVSPNNDKQKYTLKINHDCVPEQVIAEAIRKKTRSMLLSPEQLKMCVQEYQGKYILKVCGCDEYLLEKYPISQYKYIRSCIMLTRLPNLMLMEKDSLYTQLPTDNFVMPSYSRRISTATSYMNGEASTKSLWTINGTLRIRILCATYVNVNIRDIDKIYVRTGIYHGGEQMCDNVNTQRVPCSNPRWNEWLTYDMYIPDIPRAARLCLSICSVKGRKGAKEEHCPLAWGNINLFDYTHTLVTNKMALNLWPVPHGLEDLLNPIGVTGSNPNKETPCLELEFDHFSCAVKYPDMTAVEDHANRTISREMGFTYNLSGQSNRVARDHALTDGDTEQLRQLSNRDPLSEITEQEKDFLWRQRHYCMNFPEILPKILLAVKWNSRDEVAQMYCLLKEWPSIRPEQAMELLDCNYPDPMVRHFAVRCLDKYLADDKLSQYLIQLVQVLKYEQYLDNPLARFLLKKALTNQRIGHFFFWHLKSEMHNKTVSQRFGLLLEAYCRACGMYLKHLSRQVEAMEKLINLTDILKQEKKDETQKVQMRFLVDQMKRPDYMDALQNFTSPLNPAHQLGNLRFDECRIMSSAKRPLWLNWENPDIMSELLFQNNEIIFKNGDDLRQDMLTLQIIKIMENIWQNQGLDLRMLPYGCLSLGDCVGLIEVVRSSHTIMQIQCKGGLKGALQFNSNTLHQWLKDKNKGEMYDMAVDLFTRSCAGYCVATFILGIGDRHNSNIMVKDDGQLFHIDFGHFLDHKKKKFGYKRERVPFVLTQDFLIVISKGSPECAKTKEFERFQEMCYKAYLAIRQHANLFINLFSMMLGSGMPELQSFDDIAYIRKTLALEKSEQEALDYFMKQMNDAHHGGWTTKMDWIFHTIRQHALN comes from the exons GAAGCAGAGCGGGAGGAGTTCTTCGATGAGACAAGGAGGCTGTGTGACCTTCGACTCTTCCAGCCATTTCTCAAGGTTATTGAACCAGTCGGCAACAGAGAAGAAAAGATCCTCAACAGGGAAATTG GGTTTGCCATCGGGATGCCTGTGTGTGAGTTTGACCTGGTGAAGGATCCCGAGGTGCAGGACTTCAGAAGGAATATCCTGAACGTTTGTAAGGACTCGGTTGAGCTTCGAGACGCCAGCGGACCCCACAGTCGAGCACTTTACGTTTACCCACCCAATGTTGAATCTACGCAAGAACTTCCCAAACACATCTACAGCAAACTAGACAAAG GTCAGATTATCGTTGTAATCTGGGTGATTGTCTCTCCAAACAATGACAAGCAGAAGTACACACTGAAGATCAACCACGACTGTGTGCCTGAACAG GTTATAGCAGAAGCTATTCGCAAGAAGACCCGCAGCATGCTACTGTCTCCTGAGCAGCTAAAGATGTGTGTCCAGGAATATCAGGGTAAATACATCCTCAAAGTGTGTGGCTGTGATGAGTATTTGCTGGAAAAATACCCCATCAGCCAGTATAAG TATATCCGTAGTTGCATCATGCTGACCAGGTTGCCTAACTTGATGCTGATGGAAAAGGACAGCCTGTACACTCAGCTGCCCACAGATAACTTTGTCATGCCGTCATACTCTCGACGCATCTCAACAGCCACGTCGTATATGAACGGTGAAGCGTCTACTAAGTCCCTATGGACCATCAACGGGACCCTGCGTATACGTATCCTATGTGCCACCTATGTTAACGTCAATATACGGGACATAGACAAG ATATACGTGAGGACAGGCATCTATCATGGGGGAGAACAAATGTGTGACAACGTCAACACACAGAGAGTTCCTTGTTCAAATCCCAG gtGGAACGAGTGGCTCACCTACGATATGTACATCCCAGACATTCCCCGTGCTGCCAGACTATGCCTCTCCATATGTTCTGTGAAGGGCAGGAAAGGAGCCAAGGAG gagCACTGTCCACTCGCCTGGGGAAACATCAACTTGTTTGATTACACTCACACTCTGGTGACCAACAAGATGGCTCTCAACCTGTGGCCTGTTCCCCATGGTTtagaagacctcctcaatcccataGGAGTCACTGGCTCCAACCCCAATAAG GAAACGCCATGTCTTGAGCTGGAGTTTGACCACTTCAGCTGTGCCGTCAAATACCCTGATATGACCGCTGTAGAGGACCATGCAAACAGGACCATCTCAAGGGAGATGGGCTTCACCTACAACCTCTCAGGGCAG AGCAACCGTGTGGCCAGAGATCACGCACTGACAGATGGTGACACTGAGCAGCTGAGACAGCTCAGTAACAGGGACCCTCTGTCAGAAATCACTGAGCAGGAAAAAGACTTCCTCTGGCGACAAAG GCATTACTGCATGAACTTCCCTGAGATACTTCCTAAGATCCTACTTGCTGTTAAATGGAACTCCCGAGATGAAGTAGCACAG ATGTACTGCTTGTTAAAAGAGTGGCCATCGATTCGTCCAGAACAGGCCATGGAGTTGCTGGACTGCAACTATCCCGACCCTATGGTCAGGCACTTTGCTGTACGCTGCCTTGACAAGTACCTGGCTGATGATAAGCTGTCTCAGTACCTAATCCAGCTTGTACAG GTGCTAAAATACGAGCAGTATCTTGACAACCCTTTGGCCCGTTTTCTGCTCAAAAAGgccctgaccaatcagagaatAGGGCACTTTTTCTTCTGGCATCTCAA GTCCGAAATGCACAATAAAACGGTGAGCCAGAGGTTTGGGCTACTGTTGGAGGCTTACTGCAGGGCTTGTGGGATGTACCTGAAACACCTGAGCAGGCAGGTGGAGGCCATGGAGAAGCTCATCAACCTCACAGACATTCTCAAACAGGAGAAGAAGGATGAGACTCAGAAG GTCCAGATGCGGTTTCTCGTGGACCAGATGAAGAGACCAGACTACATGGATGCCCTGCAAAACTTCACATCTCCTCTCAACCCTGCACACCAGCTGGGAAACCTCAG GTTTGATGAGTGCAGGATCATGTCATCTGCAAAGAGGCCGCTGTGGTTAAACTGGGAAAATCCCGACATCATGTCCGAGCTGCTCTTTCAGAACAACGAGATCATTTTCAAAAATGGAGATG ATCTACGACAGGACATGTTGACGTTGCAGATTATTAAAATCATGGAGAACATTTGGCAGAATCAGGGCCTGGATCTTCG cATGCTGCCCTACGGCTGCCTGTCACTGGGAGACTGCGTTGGTCTCATCGAAGTGGTTCGCAGCTCTCACACAATCATGCAGATTCAGTGCAAAGGAGGCTTGAAAGGAGCGCTGCAGTTCAACTCCAACACTCTGCATCAGTGGCTCAAGGACAAGAACAAGGGAGAGAT gtACGACATGGCTGTAGATCTGTTCACGAGATCCTGCGCTGGCTACTGCGTAGCTACATTTATCCTCGGGATTGGAGACAGACACAACAGCAACATCATGGTCAAAGATGACGGACAG TTGTTTCACATCGACTTTGGTCATTTCCTGgatcacaaaaagaaaaagtttggcTACAAGCGAGAGCGGGTTCCCTTCGTGCTGACCCAAGACTTCCTCATCGTCATCAGCAAGGGATCCCCAGAGTGTGCCAAGACCAAAGAGTTTGAGAG GTTCCAGGAAATGTGCTACAAAGCTTACCTGGCCATCCGGCAGCACGCCAACCTCTTCATCAACCTGTTCTCTATGATGCTGGGCTCCGGCATGCCAGAGCTGCAGTCCTTTGATGACATCGCTTACATCAGAAAGACTTTAGCACTGGAGAAAAGTGAACAG GAAGCTTTGGATTACTTTATGAAGCAGATGAACGATGCTCACCATGGAGGATGGACTACTAAGATGGACTGGATATTCCACACAATTCGACAGCATGCACTAAACTGA